One stretch of Dioscorea cayenensis subsp. rotundata cultivar TDr96_F1 unplaced genomic scaffold, TDr96_F1_v2_PseudoChromosome.rev07_lg8_w22 25.fasta BLBR01001164.1, whole genome shotgun sequence DNA includes these proteins:
- the LOC120255725 gene encoding uncharacterized protein LOC120255725 has translation MTRNKNLLQSRCRLQPIHRRRSSKREDIEENERDGDGPSSTGKRYQRGKNRVDIVSGNDDASSSSSRRGGKQNAGKCMACAIDFEAHEINTRLKTMVEDEVDTETFRPMHESNRIMVQRLAAIYLLRCYSQGPRKHRYIVVKQTSRSRLPTCSDRIDKLMEKAVKNVDCNCNNLESDTPQTKSRKIIRKRNNSHRGMKSSGSSLFLGPVFISSGFLQSTEMIKSSSSNSVHVHPCPPKFKAYEGYMSGYGSKLLAKMGYSGGGLDCSCMIGRGRNSFGGNAYQKGPHLIAQYF, from the exons ATGACGAGGAACAAGAACTTGCTCCAATCTCGATGCAGGCTCCAGCCGATTCACCGTCGCCGCTCAAGCAAA aGAGAGGACATCGAAGAGAATGAGCGCGATGGTGATGGGCCATCTTCAACCGGGAAGAG ATATCAAAGGGGAAAGAACAGAGTAGATATAGTTTCAGGAAACGATGacgcttcttcttcttcttcaagaaGAG GTGGAAAGCAGAATGCTGGAAAGTGCATGGCATGTGCAATCGACTTCGAAGCACATGAAATTAATACG AGGCTCAAAACAATGGTGGAGGATGAAGTCGATACGGAGACTTTTCGTCCTATGCATGAAAGCAACCGTATCATG GTTCAAAGACTGGCGGCTATTTATCTTTTACGCTGTTATAGTCAAGGTCCACGAAAACACAG ATATATAGTTGTGAAACAAACTTCAAGGAGTCGTTTGCCTACATGTTCTGATCGCATTGATAAG CTTATGGAGAAAGCTGTCAAAAATGTAGATTGTAACTGCAACAATCTCGAGTCCGACACGCCTCAAACGAAGTCTAGGAAGATAATCAGAAAGAGAAATAACTCTCATCGTGGAATGAAATCTTCTGGCAGCAGCTTGTTTTTGGGACCAGTCTTCATTTCAAGTGGTTTCTTGCAGTCAACGGAGATGATAAAGTCATCATCAAGTAATTCCGTTCATGTTCATCCTTGTCCTCCAAAGTTCAAGGCTTATGAGGGATACATGAGCGGATATGGGTCCAAGCTTCTAGCTAAGATGGGATATAGTGGGGGCGGCTTAG ACTGTAGTTGTATGATTGGAAGGGGAAGAAATTCATTTGGTGGCAATGCTTATCAGAAAGGACCTCACCTGATTGCTCAGTATTTTTGA